The following nucleotide sequence is from Mucilaginibacter sp. cycad4.
TCTGACAAATGCCAGCCTACCACTTTTCGCGAAAACGCGTCTGTGATCAAAAACAGGTATACAAAGTCTTTTGATGTACGAATATAGGTAATATCAGATACCCAACACTGATGAGCACTGGTAAGCTGTCTATCCTTCATTAGGTTCCTGTAGACCCTGAAGCGATGATAAGAATCTGTCGTAGAAACATATTTACGGCGTCTTTTTACCAATAGCTTATGCCGGCCCAACAACTCAAAGAACATATCCCTACCCATCCGTATTCCTGCTTTAGTTATATCTTTCTTTAGCAGAAAGTATAACTTCTTGCCTCCCAGACGCGGATGGTTCCTGCGAACCTCATGTACCAATGATAAGATAACTGTCTCATTTAATGCTTTTCTGTCTGCAGCAGATACCGCTTTATAGTAACCACTCCGGCTTACTTCAAAATAGCGGCATAACTCATTTAATCTGTATTTTGACCGGAGCGCTCCGATACTTGACCGCCAAACTTTTTTTTTAAATCCTCCCCGTATAGTTTGCCTGCCTGCTTGACTACCTCTTCTGCGCAATCCCGCGCCAGGTAAGCATCTGCCAAAGCCAGCTTTAACTTTTTAACTTCCTGTTCTAATTCTAATAACCGACCCTTCTCTGCTTTCGTTTCCACTCTGATTACCTTGTTTTGTAAATATTGTTTACCTAATGCAC
It contains:
- a CDS encoding transposase, whose translation is MTRSSVRVVRYSISFKQKVVREIEEEGLSLTEASRRYGIGGAETVSRWLGALGKQYLQNKVIRVETKAEKGRLLELEQEVKKLKLALADAYLARDCAEEVVKQAGKLYGEDLKKKFGGQVSERSGQNTD
- a CDS encoding IS3 family transposase, giving the protein MRRRGSQAGRQTIRGGFKKKVWRSSIGALRSKYRLNELCRYFEVSRSGYYKAVSAADRKALNETVILSLVHEVRRNHPRLGGKKLYFLLKKDITKAGIRMGRDMFFELLGRHKLLVKRRRKYVSTTDSYHRFRVYRNLMKDRQLTSAHQCWVSDITYIRTSKDFVYLFLITDAFSRKVVGWHLSDSLRIAGAIRSLQMAIRQRQFTDSLIHHSDRGIQYCSNDYTKLLKKAKIGISMTEENHCYENAMAERVNGILKQEYGLDSTFTSEKDALRAVKEAINSYNMNRPHWSLNLATPQQIHMAA